A stretch of Myxococcus hansupus DNA encodes these proteins:
- the ptsP gene encoding phosphoenolpyruvate--protein phosphotransferase, with protein MSSQATPTLRLLGIGASPGIAVGHAFILDRKRIRTPKLRLAEAEVEPERMRMKTAIDLSDRQLAELKDQITRTEGSDHALILEAHRLMLHDPMLVDEVNRLIIEDRINAEWAVRRVARKIKHLFDNIPDEYFRERRSDVDYVADRIIRNLMGQVVDEEVEVPAEAIVVAHDLSPADAALMARSGRVAGFVTDLGGQTSHTAIVARARETPAVVGAGRASEQISPGDLVAMDGIRGVVLVNPSEEQLAVFREEQRRYQESERLALATKDLPAVSTDGFQIRLNGNIEFLEEIPSLLAHGAEGIGLYRTEFMFLDRKTAPTEEEHYRAYRQVLEAMGGRPVTIRTLDLGGDKVPGKTKHEKEPNPAMGLRAIRYCLSNRELFRTQLRALLRASVHGNLRLMFPLICGVSELREARSELEACRTELGRAGVPIGKRFPVGIMVETPSAATIADRLAQEADFFSVGTNDLIQYSLAIDRQNREVAYLYRPLHLSVLRQLRGIIDAARAANIPVAMCGEMAGDPLYTLVLLALGFDELSMTSGQIPVVKRLLRRVSRTDAMELLQNAMELTTAEEIERYVRTEMDRRFSETMEPEAPGVGNPEPADHEPREHGAPPSGRNTA; from the coding sequence GTGAGCAGCCAGGCCACCCCCACTCTGAGGTTGTTGGGCATCGGCGCCTCTCCCGGCATCGCGGTGGGGCATGCCTTCATCCTGGACCGCAAGCGCATCCGCACGCCCAAGTTGCGTCTGGCGGAGGCGGAGGTCGAGCCCGAGCGGATGCGGATGAAGACCGCCATCGACCTGTCGGACCGGCAGCTCGCCGAGCTGAAGGACCAGATTACGCGCACCGAGGGCAGCGACCACGCCCTCATCCTGGAAGCGCACCGGTTGATGCTCCACGACCCCATGCTCGTGGACGAGGTGAACCGGCTCATCATCGAGGACCGCATCAACGCCGAGTGGGCCGTCCGGCGCGTGGCGCGCAAAATCAAGCACCTGTTCGACAACATCCCGGACGAGTACTTCCGCGAGCGCCGCTCGGACGTCGACTATGTCGCCGACCGCATCATCCGCAACCTGATGGGGCAGGTGGTGGACGAGGAGGTGGAGGTCCCCGCCGAGGCCATCGTCGTCGCGCATGACTTGTCCCCCGCGGACGCCGCGCTGATGGCGCGCAGTGGCCGGGTGGCGGGCTTCGTGACGGACCTGGGCGGCCAGACGAGCCACACCGCCATCGTCGCCCGCGCGCGGGAGACGCCCGCGGTGGTGGGCGCCGGCCGGGCCAGCGAGCAGATTTCCCCGGGCGACCTGGTGGCCATGGATGGCATCCGGGGCGTGGTGCTGGTGAACCCCTCGGAGGAGCAGCTCGCCGTCTTCCGCGAGGAGCAGCGCCGCTATCAAGAGAGCGAGCGGCTGGCGCTCGCCACCAAGGATTTGCCCGCCGTCAGCACGGACGGCTTCCAGATTCGCCTCAACGGCAACATCGAGTTCCTGGAGGAGATCCCCTCGCTGCTGGCGCACGGCGCGGAGGGCATTGGCCTGTACCGCACCGAGTTCATGTTCCTGGACCGGAAGACGGCGCCCACCGAGGAGGAGCACTACCGCGCCTACCGGCAGGTGCTCGAGGCCATGGGCGGGCGTCCCGTCACCATCCGCACGTTGGATTTGGGCGGCGACAAGGTGCCGGGCAAGACGAAGCACGAGAAGGAACCCAACCCGGCCATGGGCCTGCGGGCCATCCGCTACTGCCTGTCCAACCGGGAGCTGTTCCGCACGCAGCTTCGCGCGCTCCTGCGCGCCAGCGTGCACGGCAACCTGCGGCTGATGTTCCCCCTCATCTGTGGCGTGAGCGAGCTGCGCGAGGCCCGCAGCGAGCTGGAGGCCTGCCGCACGGAGCTGGGCCGCGCGGGCGTGCCCATCGGCAAGCGTTTCCCCGTGGGCATCATGGTGGAGACGCCCAGCGCGGCCACCATCGCGGACCGCCTGGCCCAGGAGGCCGACTTCTTCTCGGTGGGGACCAACGACCTCATCCAGTACTCGCTGGCCATCGACCGCCAGAACCGCGAGGTGGCCTACCTCTACCGCCCCCTCCACCTGTCCGTGCTCCGGCAGTTGCGCGGCATCATCGACGCGGCGCGGGCGGCTAACATCCCCGTGGCCATGTGTGGGGAAATGGCGGGAGATCCGCTCTACACGTTGGTGTTGCTGGCGCTGGGCTTCGACGAGCTGTCCATGACGTCGGGGCAGATTCCGGTGGTGAAGCGTCTGCTTCGCCGGGTCAGCCGCACGGACGCCATGGAGCTCCTGCAGAACGCCATGGAGCTGACCACCGCGGAGGAAATCGAGCGGTACGTGCGCACGGAGATGGACCGCCGCTTCAGCGAGACGATGGAGCCGGAGGCCCCGGGTGTAGGGAACCCGGAGCCCGCCGACCATGAGCCGCGGGAGCACGGGGCACCGCCTTCCGGGCGCAACACGGCCTGA
- the rpsN gene encoding 30S ribosomal protein S14 — protein MAKKSKVARNEQRKALVAKYAKRRAALKARVRDVSLSYEERREAQDALASLPRDSNPNRVTNRCALTGRPRGNLRRFGLSRIALREKALRGEIPGVIKSSW, from the coding sequence ATGGCGAAGAAGAGCAAGGTCGCGCGCAACGAGCAGCGCAAGGCCCTGGTGGCGAAGTACGCGAAGCGCCGCGCGGCGCTGAAGGCGCGCGTCCGCGACGTCTCCCTGTCCTACGAAGAGCGCCGCGAGGCCCAGGACGCCCTGGCGTCCCTGCCCCGCGACTCGAACCCCAACCGTGTGACGAATCGCTGCGCGCTCACCGGCCGGCCCCGCGGCAACCTGCGGCGCTTCGGCCTCTCGCGCATCGCGCTGCGCGAGAAGGCCCTCCGGGGAGAGATTCCCGGCGTCATCAAATCAAGCTGGTGA
- the rpmB gene encoding 50S ribosomal protein L28, with amino-acid sequence MSKVCQVTGKRPLVGNTVSHANNRHKRRSLPNLQWHRFWVPSMNRFVKLRVSAHGIRIINQRGIDRVVRELLAEGVKL; translated from the coding sequence ATGTCCAAGGTCTGCCAGGTCACCGGAAAGCGGCCGCTCGTCGGCAACACCGTGTCTCACGCCAACAACCGGCACAAGCGGCGCTCGCTGCCCAACCTCCAGTGGCACCGCTTCTGGGTGCCCAGCATGAACCGCTTCGTGAAGCTGCGGGTGAGCGCGCACGGCATCCGCATCATCAACCAGCGCGGCATCGACCGCGTCGTGCGGGAGCTCCTCGCGGAAGGCGTGAAGCTCTGA
- a CDS encoding DUF1826 domain-containing protein produces the protein MPPAHALPAHPEETQAFVWTPEALTDIYREGLNLCVWRRGFDAPLTHWLNEVTATHALNVIARVRGDAPDLRPRLEGLPQGPLFEAWLAGVHFLARLYADLFGAAELGVRLQILGEDICPSFHVDRVGVRLLCTYAGPPTEWLENAHVLRGARGPTARPGAPVRALERFDVALLKGESWPDNRGNGAVHRSPAIAGSGRRRLFLSIEAL, from the coding sequence ATGCCACCCGCGCACGCCCTCCCCGCCCACCCCGAGGAGACCCAGGCCTTCGTGTGGACGCCCGAGGCGCTCACGGACATCTACCGTGAAGGGCTCAACCTCTGCGTCTGGCGCAGGGGCTTCGACGCACCGCTGACACATTGGCTCAACGAGGTGACGGCCACGCACGCATTGAACGTCATCGCGCGCGTGCGCGGCGACGCCCCGGACCTGCGACCCCGGCTCGAAGGGCTGCCCCAGGGGCCCTTGTTCGAGGCCTGGCTCGCGGGCGTGCACTTCCTGGCGCGGCTCTACGCGGACCTGTTCGGCGCGGCGGAGCTGGGAGTGCGCCTCCAAATCCTCGGCGAAGACATATGCCCGAGCTTCCACGTGGACCGCGTGGGCGTCCGGCTGCTGTGCACCTACGCGGGCCCGCCCACCGAATGGCTGGAGAACGCCCATGTCCTGCGCGGCGCGCGGGGTCCCACCGCGAGGCCAGGGGCGCCCGTGCGGGCGCTGGAGCGCTTCGACGTGGCGCTCCTCAAGGGCGAGTCGTGGCCCGACAACCGGGGCAACGGCGCCGTGCATCGCTCCCCCGCCATCGCCGGCAGTGGCCGACGGCGGCTCTTCCTCTCCATCGAAGCACTCTAG
- the zigA gene encoding zinc metallochaperone GTPase ZigA, with protein MTAPRLPVTVLSGFLGAGKTTLLNHVLQNREGLRVAVIVNDMSEVNIDARLVKAGGGALSRVDEKLVELSNGCICCTLREDLLLEVSRLARESRFDYLLIESTGISEPLPVAETFTFADESGQSLSDVARLDTLVTVVDALHFLRDWNAADDLAARGLAAADEDERTVVDLLVEQVEFADVLVLNKLDLVPEAEAARLRDILRKLNPGAALVPAERGRVPLTAVLNTGRFDFERARRSPGWLRELRGEHTPETETYGIRSFVFRSRVPFHPSRLWDFIHGSWRGVLRSKGFFWLASRMDIAGVWAQAGGACSFEPGGMWWDAMPRAEWPEDAASRADIERECVGPHGDRRQEIVFITQDADHEEMARLLEACLLTPEELARDSAQWAQLQDPFPEWVVLRTDEAEPSREAEGA; from the coding sequence GTGACGGCACCCCGGCTGCCCGTCACCGTGCTCTCCGGCTTCCTGGGCGCGGGCAAGACGACGCTGCTCAACCACGTCCTCCAGAACCGCGAGGGCCTGCGGGTGGCGGTCATCGTCAACGACATGAGCGAGGTGAACATCGACGCCCGGCTGGTGAAGGCGGGCGGCGGGGCGCTGAGCCGCGTGGACGAGAAGCTCGTGGAGCTGTCCAACGGCTGCATCTGCTGCACGCTGCGCGAGGACCTGCTCCTGGAGGTCTCCCGGCTCGCGCGGGAAAGCCGCTTCGACTACCTGCTCATCGAGTCCACCGGCATCTCCGAGCCCCTGCCCGTCGCGGAGACGTTCACCTTCGCGGACGAATCCGGACAGAGCCTGTCGGACGTGGCGAGGCTGGACACGCTGGTGACGGTGGTGGACGCCCTGCACTTCCTGCGGGACTGGAACGCCGCGGATGACCTCGCCGCGCGAGGACTGGCCGCCGCGGACGAGGACGAACGCACCGTGGTGGACCTGCTCGTGGAGCAGGTGGAGTTCGCGGACGTGCTCGTGCTCAACAAGCTGGACCTGGTTCCAGAGGCGGAGGCCGCCCGGCTCCGGGACATCCTGCGCAAGCTCAACCCCGGCGCGGCGCTTGTCCCCGCGGAGCGCGGGCGCGTCCCGCTGACGGCGGTGCTCAACACCGGCCGCTTCGACTTTGAACGCGCGCGCCGCTCGCCCGGCTGGCTCCGGGAGCTGCGGGGCGAGCACACGCCGGAGACCGAGACGTACGGCATCCGCAGCTTCGTCTTCCGCAGCCGCGTGCCCTTCCATCCCTCCCGGCTGTGGGACTTCATCCACGGGAGCTGGCGGGGCGTGCTGCGCTCCAAGGGCTTCTTCTGGCTCGCGTCGCGGATGGACATCGCGGGCGTCTGGGCCCAGGCGGGCGGCGCGTGCAGCTTCGAGCCCGGCGGCATGTGGTGGGACGCGATGCCCCGCGCGGAGTGGCCAGAGGACGCCGCGTCCCGCGCCGACATCGAGCGCGAGTGCGTGGGGCCCCACGGTGACCGGCGGCAGGAAATCGTCTTCATCACCCAGGACGCGGACCACGAGGAGATGGCGCGGCTGCTCGAGGCCTGCCTGCTCACGCCCGAGGAGCTGGCGCGGGACTCGGCGCAGTGGGCGCAACTCCAAGACCCGTTCCCTGAATGGGTGGTGCTGCGGACCGACGAGGCCGAACCGTCACGGGAAGCGGAGGGCGCCTGA
- the rpmG gene encoding 50S ribosomal protein L33 → MPKGNRTIIQLVSSAGTGFVYTTTKNKRKSQEKLHLRKYDPRVRKHVLFVEGKP, encoded by the coding sequence ATGCCCAAGGGAAACCGAACCATCATCCAGCTCGTGTCGTCGGCCGGGACGGGCTTCGTCTACACGACGACGAAGAACAAGCGGAAGTCGCAGGAGAAGCTCCACCTTAGGAAGTACGACCCGCGCGTGCGCAAGCACGTGCTGTTCGTGGAGGGCAAACCGTGA
- a CDS encoding MgtC/SapB family protein — protein sequence MDEQTVALRLVLAALLGGVLGLEREVRGQAAGLRTHILVSLGACCFTLASVFIEVALGPHTPEGTRGDISRIASQVVVGIGFLGAGVILRQNGQVKGLTTAANLWLTASVGLAAGLGFPFAALTTTAIALMCLAGLRPLERAIKRYRARRGLTREQDEDDPA from the coding sequence GTGGATGAGCAAACAGTCGCCCTGAGATTGGTCCTGGCCGCCCTGTTGGGTGGCGTGCTGGGACTGGAGCGTGAGGTGCGCGGCCAGGCCGCGGGGCTGCGCACCCACATCCTCGTCTCCCTGGGCGCCTGTTGTTTCACGCTGGCCAGCGTCTTCATTGAAGTGGCGCTGGGCCCGCACACGCCCGAGGGGACCCGGGGCGACATCAGCCGCATCGCCAGCCAGGTGGTGGTGGGCATCGGCTTCCTGGGCGCGGGCGTCATCCTCCGCCAGAACGGACAGGTGAAGGGCCTGACGACGGCGGCCAACCTCTGGCTCACCGCCTCCGTGGGCCTGGCCGCCGGACTCGGCTTTCCCTTCGCCGCCCTCACCACCACCGCCATCGCCTTGATGTGCCTCGCGGGCCTGCGCCCGCTGGAGCGCGCCATCAAGCGGTACCGCGCCCGCCGGGGCCTCACCCGCGAGCAGGACGAGGACGACCCCGCCTGA
- a CDS encoding MXAN_6521/LA_1396 family lipoprotein, which translates to MMKRLLPVLGLGLLSGCSAVKSQRLRPDYDTVDKHQVKRLVVVTQPLPDGKVAVGELWSLIARQWVNQNRDFLVKESAALPDVPTDATFKALCVEGLEGVLWLSPQIALRGSGAEAAVVAKLVRCRDGEEVWSAEAAGSWNSKDADYEQRIGQYVQELGEEVAPYVVPTSKLLTATLDTLPNPELNDADKDEKIELGE; encoded by the coding sequence ATGATGAAGCGACTGTTGCCCGTGCTCGGGCTGGGCCTGCTGTCCGGATGCTCCGCGGTGAAGAGCCAGCGGCTCCGCCCCGACTACGACACGGTGGACAAGCACCAGGTGAAGCGGCTGGTGGTGGTGACGCAGCCGCTGCCCGACGGCAAGGTCGCCGTGGGCGAGCTGTGGAGCCTCATCGCCCGCCAGTGGGTGAACCAGAACCGGGACTTCCTGGTGAAGGAGAGCGCGGCGCTCCCCGACGTCCCCACCGACGCCACCTTCAAGGCGCTGTGCGTGGAGGGCCTCGAGGGCGTGCTGTGGCTGTCGCCGCAAATCGCGCTCAGGGGCAGCGGCGCCGAGGCCGCCGTGGTGGCGAAGCTCGTGCGCTGCCGCGACGGCGAAGAGGTCTGGTCCGCCGAGGCCGCCGGGAGCTGGAACTCCAAGGACGCGGACTACGAGCAGCGCATTGGCCAGTACGTCCAGGAGCTGGGCGAAGAGGTGGCCCCCTACGTCGTGCCCACCAGCAAGCTGCTGACGGCCACGCTGGACACCCTGCCCAATCCCGAACTGAACGACGCCGACAAGGACGAGAAAATCGAGCTGGGTGAGTAG
- a CDS encoding efflux RND transporter permease subunit, translated as MSGDRNSNSHSRFAHAFAGLLVQRAGSVLLVMLALLAVSLWGTSKLHINSNQLDLISQDLEEVKDVKQVIDMVGGSGFLMVALRSSDEAAMKRTADDLAAILQADKENVRNVSYKLPVEFIQQNMVLFVKTEDLVEGKRRIMEFLRDKLKRSNPFFIDLGGSKPVELNMQDLVDKYSSIGKKSIRDDYNISNDKKMLMLLVKPMWDNTEIGKTKEYLERLKGQIDAYSAQPGKVKLVEDYKLMGDDKTIAYGFTGSYKTTVDDSYAIEDSLEPVTLIALGSIFLITIIFFRKLAPTFLVVIGTVVGTLYTLGFTYATVGELNMITSILGGILLGFGIDYGIHFIFRTRLELGAGKPYDVAIRDAVMNAGRPAAVAAVVTAGSFFVLMVSEFRGFSQFGFLAGAGTLILGLTLFCWSASILALAGRINPELPQKLIGIMKPPPTNSATTGKELRIPKPKLVLGVSTAIVALICAAAVPWAGSEEPPKGVELGFFERLKYGVSFNYNTRALIPDGMSSVLLQDEINERFNISSDPMAIYTKDLDEAEGVYRELTQNPEKYPSIDQVVSIFTFVPPAETAAANAKVLEEWKAEMAQLEADGFSVAALPPEMQANAEFFQKVLDAKPFDVHGVPANYTAQFRNLPSAKPENHGYLTYIYASVDLMDGQKMLAFSDETRVIKASYTPGKFDQDAWDPKAPTVEKEFRAAGATQLYARLARIVLWDGKLTVVLTALWILAMHFLDFRNVKLALASVIPLGVGVAMMLGIMALTGLRLNFMNIIILPILLGFGVSHGLYLLHRFLEGTSPLVALRSVGAAVASSTLTAVVAFAALLAAAHNGLRSMGLVACIGLITTLVVSFTVLAAVMQLMYDRRQRESGKPSGEGGSAGGGKDSEPKAA; from the coding sequence ATGAGCGGCGATAGAAATTCGAACTCCCACTCCCGTTTCGCCCACGCCTTCGCCGGACTGTTGGTCCAGCGGGCAGGCTCCGTCCTCCTCGTGATGCTGGCCCTGCTGGCCGTATCCCTGTGGGGAACGTCGAAGCTGCACATCAACTCCAACCAGCTCGACCTCATCTCCCAGGACCTGGAAGAGGTGAAGGACGTCAAGCAGGTCATCGACATGGTGGGCGGCAGCGGCTTCCTCATGGTCGCCCTGCGCTCGTCGGACGAAGCCGCGATGAAGCGCACCGCGGACGACCTCGCGGCCATCCTCCAGGCGGACAAGGAGAACGTGCGCAACGTCTCCTACAAGCTGCCCGTCGAGTTCATCCAGCAGAACATGGTCCTCTTCGTGAAGACGGAGGACCTGGTCGAGGGCAAGCGCCGCATCATGGAGTTCCTGCGCGACAAGCTGAAGCGCAGCAACCCGTTCTTCATCGACCTGGGCGGCTCCAAGCCCGTCGAGCTGAACATGCAGGACCTGGTCGACAAGTACTCTTCCATTGGCAAGAAGAGCATCCGCGACGACTACAACATCTCCAACGACAAGAAGATGTTGATGCTGCTCGTCAAGCCGATGTGGGACAACACCGAGATTGGCAAGACGAAGGAGTACCTGGAGCGGCTCAAGGGCCAGATTGACGCGTACTCCGCGCAGCCCGGCAAGGTGAAGCTGGTCGAGGACTACAAGCTGATGGGCGATGACAAGACCATCGCCTACGGCTTCACCGGCTCCTACAAGACGACGGTGGATGACTCCTACGCGATTGAAGATTCGCTGGAGCCGGTGACGCTCATCGCGCTGGGCTCCATCTTCCTCATCACCATCATCTTCTTCCGCAAGCTGGCGCCGACCTTCCTGGTCGTCATCGGCACGGTGGTGGGAACGCTCTACACGCTCGGCTTCACCTACGCGACGGTGGGCGAGCTGAACATGATTACGTCCATCCTGGGCGGCATCCTGCTCGGCTTCGGCATCGACTACGGCATCCACTTCATCTTCCGCACGCGGCTGGAGCTGGGCGCGGGCAAGCCGTACGACGTGGCCATCCGGGACGCGGTGATGAACGCGGGCCGTCCGGCCGCGGTGGCCGCGGTGGTGACCGCCGGCTCCTTCTTCGTGCTGATGGTCAGCGAGTTCCGCGGCTTCAGCCAGTTCGGCTTCCTGGCCGGCGCGGGCACCCTCATCCTGGGCCTGACGCTGTTCTGCTGGAGCGCGTCCATCCTGGCGCTGGCCGGCCGCATCAACCCGGAGCTGCCGCAGAAGCTCATCGGCATCATGAAGCCGCCGCCCACCAACTCCGCCACCACGGGCAAGGAGCTGCGCATCCCCAAGCCGAAGCTGGTGCTGGGCGTCAGCACGGCCATCGTCGCGCTCATCTGCGCCGCCGCGGTGCCCTGGGCCGGTTCGGAGGAGCCGCCCAAAGGCGTGGAGCTGGGCTTCTTCGAGCGCCTCAAGTACGGCGTCAGCTTCAACTACAACACCCGCGCGCTCATCCCCGACGGCATGTCGTCCGTGCTGCTCCAGGACGAAATCAACGAGCGCTTCAACATCTCCAGCGACCCGATGGCCATCTACACCAAGGACCTGGACGAGGCCGAAGGTGTGTACCGGGAGCTGACGCAGAATCCGGAGAAGTACCCCTCCATCGACCAGGTGGTGAGCATCTTCACCTTCGTGCCTCCGGCGGAGACGGCCGCGGCCAACGCCAAGGTGCTGGAGGAGTGGAAGGCGGAGATGGCGCAGCTCGAGGCGGACGGCTTCTCCGTCGCCGCGCTGCCGCCGGAGATGCAGGCCAACGCGGAGTTCTTCCAGAAGGTGCTGGACGCCAAGCCCTTCGACGTCCACGGCGTGCCGGCCAACTACACCGCCCAGTTCCGCAACCTGCCCTCCGCCAAGCCGGAGAACCACGGCTACCTGACGTACATCTACGCCAGCGTGGACCTGATGGACGGCCAGAAGATGCTGGCGTTCTCCGACGAGACGCGGGTCATCAAGGCCTCGTACACCCCGGGCAAGTTCGACCAGGACGCGTGGGACCCGAAGGCCCCCACGGTGGAGAAGGAGTTCCGCGCCGCGGGCGCCACGCAGCTCTACGCGCGGCTGGCGCGCATCGTCCTCTGGGACGGCAAGCTCACCGTGGTGCTCACCGCGCTGTGGATCCTGGCCATGCACTTCCTGGACTTCCGCAACGTGAAGCTGGCGCTGGCGTCGGTGATTCCGCTGGGCGTGGGCGTGGCGATGATGCTCGGAATCATGGCGCTGACAGGGCTGCGCCTGAACTTCATGAACATCATCATCCTGCCCATCCTCCTGGGCTTCGGCGTGAGTCACGGCCTCTACCTGCTCCATCGCTTCCTGGAGGGCACATCCCCCCTGGTGGCACTGCGCAGCGTGGGCGCGGCCGTGGCGTCCTCCACGCTGACGGCCGTGGTGGCCTTCGCGGCGCTGCTGGCCGCGGCCCACAACGGCCTGCGCTCCATGGGTCTGGTAGCGTGCATTGGCCTCATCACCACGCTGGTGGTGTCCTTCACCGTGCTGGCCGCGGTGATGCAGCTCATGTACGACCGGCGTCAGCGCGAGTCGGGCAAGCCCTCGGGTGAGGGCGGCTCGGCTGGCGGTGGCAAGGACTCCGAGCCGAAGGCGGCCTGA
- a CDS encoding site-specific recombinase yields MTDPTPVHPAATKPQPSAREVDAFCMQYAPRAPGHSAVRDLYRLLCDVPEGPLEQRLQWVERWMQWLRERIPAHGLVDAAEPEISPADSRLALLVRVLEGEPAMRAAVTRLVAAVCEGCRGLTLFAQVGLPAGQGFFAEASDRFARTVLPAVPEPGKLSELLLRLFPHPDDAKWLARLPPARLAQLAALVGEPKPPEPAPAARVRADLMDALLLLAVQLAALGMAEDVRDRSPETAFRASPFLRLRMLCDSVLARDGAPDTLRDLSTCVADCRQVVASVSRHLEDRGVSVDLVYRLERIRRGLKRMEAIARVLGSPRGEARWREAMTLVSDLLRRAHEDRSVVELVKRNVRMLARKIIERAGHSGEHYITSTREGFHAMVHSAAGGGLVTAVAVANKTFLSGLLLAPFFTFMAVGLNYAAAFLLIQLLGFTLATKQPSVTAATLAGAVGEGARGERLASLVELIPRITRSQLAAFAGNLGVVAPTAVVFALGYQFLTGHGFMSPAKAQATVASLHPWKSGTLLFAAMTGVMLWMSSVAGGWLENFVVYRRLPEALAHHPMLRRLLGEERARRLADGFQHAASGLGANVALGFLLALGPVVGRFFGLTLDVRHVTFVLGSLALAGTSLGADVVLQPAFLWALAGMVLTGAINFGVSFSLALGVAARARDVPSREALPFLRAVLTHLARDPRSFVLPPKEPENDVLRVSAPPAN; encoded by the coding sequence ATGACCGACCCCACCCCCGTCCACCCCGCCGCGACCAAGCCGCAGCCCTCCGCCCGTGAGGTGGACGCCTTCTGCATGCAGTACGCGCCTCGGGCGCCCGGCCACTCCGCCGTGCGCGACCTGTACCGGCTGCTGTGCGACGTGCCCGAAGGCCCCCTGGAGCAGCGGCTCCAGTGGGTGGAACGCTGGATGCAGTGGCTGCGCGAGCGCATCCCCGCCCACGGGCTGGTGGACGCCGCCGAGCCGGAAATCTCTCCCGCCGACAGCCGCCTGGCCCTGCTGGTGCGCGTGCTCGAGGGCGAGCCCGCGATGCGCGCCGCCGTCACCCGGCTGGTGGCCGCCGTCTGTGAAGGCTGCCGGGGACTCACGCTCTTCGCCCAGGTGGGCCTGCCCGCCGGACAGGGCTTCTTCGCCGAGGCCTCGGACCGGTTCGCCCGGACCGTGCTTCCCGCGGTGCCCGAACCCGGCAAGTTGTCGGAGCTGCTGCTGCGCCTGTTCCCACACCCGGACGACGCGAAGTGGCTCGCCCGGTTGCCGCCCGCGCGCCTGGCGCAGTTGGCGGCCCTGGTGGGAGAGCCCAAGCCCCCCGAGCCCGCGCCCGCCGCCCGCGTCCGCGCCGACCTGATGGATGCCCTGCTGCTGCTGGCGGTGCAGTTGGCGGCGCTGGGCATGGCCGAAGACGTGCGGGACCGCAGCCCGGAGACGGCCTTCCGCGCCTCGCCCTTCCTGAGGCTGCGGATGTTGTGCGACTCGGTTCTCGCGCGAGACGGCGCGCCAGACACCCTGCGGGATTTGAGCACGTGCGTGGCGGACTGCCGGCAGGTGGTGGCCAGCGTGTCGCGCCACCTGGAGGACCGGGGCGTCAGCGTGGACCTCGTCTACCGGCTGGAGCGCATCCGCCGGGGCTTGAAGCGCATGGAGGCCATTGCCCGGGTGCTGGGCTCCCCCCGGGGCGAGGCGCGCTGGCGCGAGGCGATGACGCTCGTGTCGGACCTGCTGCGGCGCGCGCACGAGGACCGCTCCGTGGTGGAGCTGGTGAAGCGCAACGTGCGGATGCTGGCGCGCAAAATCATCGAGCGCGCGGGCCACTCCGGCGAGCACTACATCACCAGCACCCGCGAGGGCTTCCACGCCATGGTGCACTCCGCGGCGGGCGGTGGCCTGGTGACCGCGGTCGCGGTGGCGAACAAGACGTTCCTGTCCGGCCTGCTGCTGGCGCCCTTCTTCACCTTCATGGCCGTGGGGCTGAACTACGCCGCGGCCTTCTTGCTCATCCAGCTCCTGGGCTTCACGCTGGCCACGAAGCAGCCCTCCGTCACGGCCGCCACCCTGGCGGGCGCGGTGGGCGAGGGCGCCCGGGGCGAGCGGCTGGCCAGCCTGGTGGAGCTCATTCCCCGCATCACCCGCTCCCAGCTCGCGGCCTTCGCGGGCAACCTGGGCGTGGTGGCGCCCACGGCCGTCGTCTTCGCGCTGGGGTACCAGTTCCTCACCGGCCACGGGTTCATGAGCCCCGCCAAGGCACAGGCCACGGTGGCCTCGCTCCACCCCTGGAAGAGCGGCACGCTGCTCTTCGCGGCCATGACCGGCGTCATGCTGTGGATGAGCAGCGTGGCCGGAGGCTGGCTGGAGAACTTCGTCGTGTACCGGCGGCTGCCGGAGGCGCTCGCCCACCACCCGATGCTGCGCCGGCTGCTGGGCGAGGAGCGCGCGCGACGACTGGCGGATGGCTTCCAGCACGCGGCCTCGGGCCTGGGCGCCAACGTGGCGCTGGGCTTCCTGCTGGCGCTGGGACCGGTGGTGGGCCGCTTCTTCGGGCTGACGCTGGATGTGCGACACGTCACCTTCGTGCTCGGTTCGCTCGCCCTGGCCGGCACGTCCCTGGGCGCCGACGTGGTGCTCCAACCCGCGTTCCTGTGGGCGCTGGCGGGCATGGTCCTGACGGGCGCCATCAACTTCGGGGTGTCCTTCTCCCTGGCGCTGGGGGTGGCCGCGCGCGCCCGGGACGTGCCCAGCCGCGAGGCCCTGCCCTTCCTCCGCGCCGTGCTCACCCACCTGGCGCGGGACCCACGCTCGTTCGTCTTGCCTCCCAAGGAGCCGGAAAACGACGTGCTGCGCGTGTCCGCGCCGCCCGCGAACTGA